One region of Streptomyces capillispiralis genomic DNA includes:
- a CDS encoding roadblock/LC7 domain-containing protein translates to MTAPKGTGHSTTDKGELNWLLDDLVDRVASIRKAIVLSGDGLATGASKDLTREDSEHLAAVASGFHSLAKGVGRHFEAGQVRQTVVELDEAFLFVTAAGDGSCLAVLADADSDVGQVAYEMTLLVKRVGVHLGAAPRTDVPSGG, encoded by the coding sequence ATGACCGCACCGAAGGGCACCGGCCACAGCACGACGGACAAGGGCGAGCTGAACTGGCTTCTCGACGACCTCGTGGACCGCGTCGCCAGCATCCGCAAGGCGATCGTGCTCTCCGGCGACGGCCTGGCCACGGGCGCGTCGAAGGACCTGACCCGCGAGGACAGCGAGCACCTGGCCGCCGTCGCCTCCGGCTTCCACAGCCTCGCCAAGGGCGTGGGCCGCCACTTCGAGGCCGGCCAGGTCCGCCAGACCGTCGTCGAACTCGACGAAGCGTTCCTCTTCGTCACCGCGGCGGGCGACGGCAGCTGCCTCGCCGTCCTCGCGGACGCCGACTCGGACGTCGGACAGGTCGCCTACGAGATGACGCTTCTGGTGAAGCGGGTCGGAGTCCATCTGGGCGCCGCTCCGCGCACCGATGTGCCCTCGGGCGGGTAG
- a CDS encoding DUF742 domain-containing protein — MSADGQGRSHWFDDEAGPVVRPYAMTRGRTTSAAQHRLDLIAVVVTEPDADDPETDPTLSPEHVDIVELCRDVPQTVAELAAELDLPIGVVRVLVGDLVDSAFVHVNRPVPPAELPDESILRDVINGLRAL; from the coding sequence ATGAGCGCTGACGGTCAGGGGAGAAGCCACTGGTTCGACGACGAGGCCGGACCGGTCGTCCGCCCGTACGCCATGACGCGGGGCCGCACCACCAGTGCGGCCCAGCACCGCCTCGACCTGATCGCGGTGGTCGTCACGGAACCGGACGCGGACGATCCCGAGACGGATCCCACACTCTCCCCGGAGCATGTGGACATCGTCGAACTGTGCCGTGACGTCCCGCAGACGGTCGCGGAACTCGCGGCCGAACTCGACCTGCCGATAGGAGTCGTCCGGGTCCTCGTCGGAGATCTCGTGGACAGCGCGTTCGTCCATGTGAACCGGCCCGTACCCCCGGCGGAACTGCCGGACGAGAGTATTCTGCGCGACGTGATCAACGGCCTCCGGGCGCTGTGA